One Drechmeria coniospora strain ARSEF 6962 chromosome 01, whole genome shotgun sequence genomic region harbors:
- a CDS encoding pentatricopeptide repeat protein: MPTIYSSLYTNFIRQGSTFAKSITTHGYAQSVVAATHPHVLNSQNRPVFGRPHASRLNRLASLNLHSAFLTERTGAGLSSDQRHGHLHGGLDAYFEALQNQEADGEVDGEWTQFEFQKRIEWKPSSSTVLNGEEDAGPGEELVADEPSEAVAAFSEEEAAALAHIDAALEKEIEARNVPPSSLPGSVPVSRSQTPGVDVRTPPPSVDSQSQSYSDHLAKLSAASRYSEIPAVFEAMLVTGVKPMARSYNALLMAAIHIPSKKSEVVSKALDVYADMVRRRVSPDGDTYNIIVGLLASRSLEVAEMKAVLDQKRLRFGGMDQPGKFMFASHELEHAILCEDDRLDLAMKLFDQSNDADAADYSAETYQRLISACGQAGRVSDMLRLFEHMESSKSVPFAAIFPTMITAFARRGDLVSAVECYNEYRSLAVAHDDGRAALHDRLDDQVYAAVINAYVISDKIEGAMKFFKKIVSEYGVRAVDVKDALVGGGFVQGFISRGIYQEAFHWAQSVEAEARSDAFSRIAIVAADNDEPGTATEAYSSLPDSDAQALVGPTIALLAMNIRKGDVAAATKYWHTLTRPEVRATASFIEPTAMYAVALIGSGQVAEGLAQSEAMFQRIRASDVESRTQLAEEIEEGVDFIRRYMETRELADPRELASPLSTMRSQSLSDSPFPSTPTVSSFEDSFDPYAQSTDFKGSSLIAGDLEGSHGRKGSRLDEALGRFRNIRRAGRHPRYVTYAKLISAAARDGKMELCNEIYAMARTDMPLMAQYATVRYGWSSILDAMVGACLTTGNRGRAEEFHGKLLEIGATPSANTFGLYITTLKDSTKTFDEASEAVRIFHRAKTEGVEPSSFLYNALIGKLGKARRIDDCLFYFAEMRALGIKPTSVTYGTIVNALCRVSDEKFAEELFDEMEAMANYKARPAPYNSMMQFFLTTKRDKGKVLAYYDRMLAKGIAPTSHTYKLLVDTHATLDPVDMTAAEKVLDAIRTSGLRPEPVHYASLIHARGCVLHDMEGARKLFDAVVRDRLVPVNASLFQALFESMVANHEVADTEALLARMRAMRVELTPYIANTLIHGWAGQGKIDKAQEIYDAVAREDREPSTYEAMTRASLAVDERERAKGVVAEMLTRGYPSAVVNRVLELLGGGQEAATS; this comes from the coding sequence ATGCCCACCATATACTCGTCACTATACACGAATTTCATCCGCCAAGGATCTACCTTTGCCAAATCCATCACCACCCACGGCTACGCACAATCCGTCGTAGCGGCCACCCATCCCCATGTTCTAAATTCGCAGAACCGTCCGGTCTTCGGCCGGCCGCATGCCAGCCGACTCAATCGCCTCGCGAGCCTAAACCTTCACTCTGCCTTCCTCACCGAACGGACAGGAGCTGGCCTCTCGTCTGACCAGCGTCATGGGCACCTTCACGGAGGCCTGGATGCCTACTTTGAAGCCCTGCAGAATcaggaggccgacggcgaagtcgacggcgaatgGACACAGTTCGAGTTCCAGAAGCGGATAGAATGGAAGCCGAGCTCATCCACCGTCCTCAACGGGGAAGAGGACGCCGGCCCTGGCGAGGAACTTGTCGCCGATGAGCCATCGGAGGCTGTTGCTGCCTTCTCGGAAgaggaggccgccgccctcgcgcaCATCGACGCGGCGCTGGAGAAGGAGATTGAGGCTCGCAATGTGCCGCCGTCTTCCCTACCGGGGTCCGTCCCCGTCTCGCGCTCGCAGACTCCCGGAGTCGACGTTCGcaccccgccgccgtcggtcgacaGCCAGTCGCAGTCGTACTCTGACCATCTGGCGAAGCTCTCTGCCGCTTCCCGATACTCGGAAATCCCCGCCGTTTTCGAGGCCATGCTGGTGACGGGTGTGAAGCCCATGGCGAGGTCGTACAACGCCTTGCTCATGGCCGCCATACACATCCCCTCCAAGAAGAGCGAGGTTGTCTCCAAGGCACTGGATGTGTATGCTGACATGGTCCGCCGTCGAGTGtcgcccgacggcgacacGTACaacatcatcgtcggccttcTGGCCTCGCGATCCCTCGAGGTGGCCGAAATGAAGGCCGTTCTCGACCAGAAGCGTCTGCGATTCGGCGGCATGGACCAGCCTGGAAAGTTCATGTTCGCCTCGCACGAACTGGAGCACGCCATCCTCTGCGAGGACGATAGGCTGGACCTGGCCATGAAGCTGTTCGACCAGTCCAACGATGCAGACGCGGCCGACTACTCTGCCGAGACCTACCAGCGACTCATCTCGGCCTGCGGCCAGGCTGGCCGCGTGTCGGACATGCTTCGACTGTTTGAGCACATGGAGTCGAGCAAGAGCGTTCCCTTTGCCGCCATATTCCCGACCATGATCACTGCCTTTGCTCGCCGCGGGGACCTCGTCAGCGCCGTGGAGTGCTACAATGAGTAtcgcagcctcgccgtcgcgcacgacgacggccgagcagctCTCCAcgaccgcctcgacgaccaagtctacgccgccgtcatcaaTGCCTACGTCATCTCGGACAAGATCGAGGGCGCCATGAAGTTTTTCAAGAAGATTGTCAGCGAGTACGGCGTccgagccgtcgacgtcaaagatgccctcgtcggcggcggcttcgttCAGGGCTTCATATCCCGAGGCATCTACCAGGAAGCCTTCCACTGGGCGCAATCAGTCGAGGCCGAAGCTCGATCCGACGCCTTCTCCCGGAtagccatcgtcgccgccgacaacgaTGAGCCGGGGACGGCCACCGAAGCCTACTCCAGCCTGCCCGACTCGGATGCTCAAGCCCTGGTCGGCCCGACGATTGCCCTTCTCGCCATGAACATCCGCAAGGGCGACGTTGCTGCCGCGACAAAGTACTGGCACACGCTCACTCGTCCCGAGGTTCGCGCCACGGCCTCCTTCATCGAACCCACGGCCATGTATGCCGTGGCGTTGATTGGCTCTGGTCAGGTGGCCGAAGGACTGGCCCAGTCCGAAGCCATGTTCCAGCGCATACGGGCCTCCGATGTCGAGTCGCGAACGCAGCTTGCTGAGGAGATTGAGGAAGGCGTCGACTTCATTCGTCGTTACATGGAGACGCGTGAACTGGCGGATCCTCGCGAGCTGGCAtcgccgctctcgacgaTGCGCTCGCAATCCCTGAGCGACTCACCCttcccgtcgacgccgacggtaTCTAGCTTCGAGGACAGCTTCGACCCTTACGCTCAGAGCACCGACTTCAAGGGCTCGTCTCTCATCGCCGGCGATCTCGAAGGCAGCCACGGCCGCAAGGGctcccgcctcgacgaggcgctcgGTCGGTTTCGAAACATTCGCCGTGCTGGACGACACCCTCGGTACGTGACGTACGCCAAGCTCATTTCGGCGGCTGCTCGGGACGGCAAGATGGAGCTGTGCAACGAGATATACGCCATGGCCCGCACGGACATGCCGCTGATGGCTCAGTACGCGACGGTCCGATATGGCTGGTCCTCGATTCTCGACGCCATGGTCGGTGCCTGTCTGACGACGGGCAACCGCGGACGCGCAGAAGAATTTCATGGGAAGCTTCTGGAAATCGgcgcgacgccctcggcgaaCACGTTTGGCCTCTACATCACGACGCTCAAAGATTCGACCAAGACGTTCGACGAGGCTTCCGAGGCCGTCCGCATCTTTCACCGGGCCAAGACCGAAGGCGTGGAGCCGAGCTCCTTCCTGTACAACGCGCTCATCGGCAAGCTCGGCAAGGCTCGCCGCATCGACGACTGCCTCTTCTACTTTGCCGAGATGAGGGCGCTGGGGATCAAGCCGACCTCGGTGACGTACGGGACCATTGTCAACGCGCTGTGCCGCGTGAGCGATGAGAAGTTTGCCGAGGAGCTGTTTGACGAGatggaggcgatggcgaacTACAAGGCCCGGCCTGCGCCTTACAACAGCATGATGCAGTTCTTCCTGACGACGAAGCGGGACAAGGGCAAGGTGCTTGCCTACTACGACCGCATGTTGGCCAAGGGCATCGCCCCGACGTCGCACACGTACAAGCTTTTGGTCGACACGCACGCGACGCTCGACCCGGTCGACATGACGGCCGCCGAGAAGGTGCTCGACGCGATTCGAACGTCGGGCCTGCGACCGGAGCCGGTGCACTACGCGTCCCTCATCCACGCCCGGGGCTGCGTCCTCCACGACATGGAGGGTGCGCGCAAGCTcttcgatgccgtcgtccggGACCGATTGGTGCCCGTCAACGCGAGCTTGTTCCAGGCGCTCTTCGAATCCATGGTTGCCAACCACGAGGTTGCGGATACCGAGGCTCTACTGGCGCGAATGCGCGCGATGCGCGTCGAGCTGACGCCCTACATTGCCAACACGCTCATCCACGGCTGGGCCGGGCAGGGGAAGATCGACAAGGCGCAGGAGATTTACGACGCCGTGGCGCGCGAGGATCGCGAGCCGAGCACGTACGAGGCCATGACCAGGGCttcccttgccgtcgacgaaagGGAGCGAGCgaagggcgtcgtcgccgagatgCTCACCCGCGGATACCccagcgccgtcgtcaacaGGGTGCTGGAACTCCTTGGTGGTGGGCAGGAAGCGGCCACGTCCTAA